One Salmo salar chromosome ssa01, Ssal_v3.1, whole genome shotgun sequence DNA window includes the following coding sequences:
- the ckba gene encoding creatine kinase, brain a isoform X3, whose product MAKLTIKRLSPEEEFPDLSQHNNHMAKVLTQDMYTKLRDRATPNGFTIDGVIQTGIDNPGHPFIMTVGCVAGDEETYEVFKELLDPIIEDRHGGYKPTDKHKTDLNPDNLKGGDDLDPNYVISSRVRTGRSIRGFCLPPHCSRGERRGVEKMSVEALDSLSGDLKGKYYALKNMSDAEQQQLIDDHFLFDKPVSPLLLASGMARDWPDGRGIWHNDTKTFLVWVNEEDHLRVISMQKGGNMKEVFNRFCTGLTKIETLFKDKGTSFMWNEHLGYVLTCPSNLGTGLRAGVHVKIPNMSKHAKFEEVLKRLRLQKRGTGGVDTAAVGGTFDISNADRLGFSEVELVQMVVDGVKLLVEMEKKLEKGQSIDDLMPAQK is encoded by the exons ATGGCTAAACTGACCATCAAGAGGCTGTCACCTGAGGAGGAGTTCCCTGACCTAAGCCAGCACAACAACCACATGGCCAAGGTCTTAACCCAGGACATGTACACCAAACTCCGAGACCGTGCCACCCCCAACGGCTTCACCATAGATGGTGTCATTCAGACGGGGATTGATAATCCTG GCCATCCCTTCATCATGACTGTGGGATGTGTGGCTGGAGATGAGGAGACATACGAGGTCTTCAAGGAGCTGCTGGATCCCATCATTGAGGACAGACATGGGGGATACAAGCCTACAGACAAGCACAagactgacctcaacccagacaACCTGAAG gGTGGAGATGACCTGGACCCCAACTATGTCATTAGCTCCCGTGTCCGAACAGGCAGGAGCATCCGTGGGTTCTGCCTGCCCCCACACTGCAGCCGTGGAGAGCGAAGGGGTGTTGAGAAAATGTCAGTCGAAG CTCTGGACTCCCTGTCCGGTGACCTGAAGGGGAAGTACTATGCCCTGAAGAACATGTCAGATgctgagcagcagcagctaattGATGACCACTTCCTGTTTGACAAGCCTGTGTCTCCTCTGCTGCTGGCCTCTGGCATGGCCCGGGACTGGCCTGATGGCAGGGGTATCTG GCACAATGATACCAAGACCTTTCTGGTCTGGGTCAATGAGGAGGACCACCTGCGTGTCATCTCTATGCAAAAGGGTGGCAACATGAAGGAGGTGTTCAACCGTTTCTGCACTGGCCTCACAAAG ATTGAAACCCTGTTCAAAGATAAGGGCACTTCATTCATGTGGAATGAGCACTTGGGCTACGTTCTTACCTGCCCATCCAACCTGGGCACAGGGCTACGTGCTGGAGTCCACGTCAAGATCCCCAACATGAGCAAGCATGCCAAATTTGAGGAAGTGCTCAAGAGGCTAAGGCTCCAGAAACGTGGAACCG GTGGGGTGGACACCGCAGCTGTGGGTGGCACCTTCGACATCTCCAACGCAGACCGCCTGGGCTTCTCTGAGGTGGAGCTTGTGCAAATGGTTGTGGATGGTGTTAAGCTGCTGGTTGAGATGGAGAAGAAGCTGGAGAAGGGCCAGTCTATTGATGACCTCATGCCTGCCCAGAAGTGA
- the ckba gene encoding creatine kinase, brain a isoform X1: MEKINDKMAKLTIKRLSPEEEFPDLSQHNNHMAKVLTQDMYTKLRDRATPNGFTIDGVIQTGIDNPGHPFIMTVGCVAGDEETYEVFKELLDPIIEDRHGGYKPTDKHKTDLNPDNLKGGDDLDPNYVISSRVRTGRSIRGFCLPPHCSRGERRGVEKMSVEALDSLSGDLKGKYYALKNMSDAEQQQLIDDHFLFDKPVSPLLLASGMARDWPDGRGIWHNDTKTFLVWVNEEDHLRVISMQKGGNMKEVFNRFCTGLTKIETLFKDKGTSFMWNEHLGYVLTCPSNLGTGLRAGVHVKIPNMSKHAKFEEVLKRLRLQKRGTGGVDTAAVGGTFDISNADRLGFSEVELVQMVVDGVKLLVEMEKKLEKGQSIDDLMPAQK, translated from the exons CAATGATAAAATGGCTAAACTGACCATCAAGAGGCTGTCACCTGAGGAGGAGTTCCCTGACCTAAGCCAGCACAACAACCACATGGCCAAGGTCTTAACCCAGGACATGTACACCAAACTCCGAGACCGTGCCACCCCCAACGGCTTCACCATAGATGGTGTCATTCAGACGGGGATTGATAATCCTG GCCATCCCTTCATCATGACTGTGGGATGTGTGGCTGGAGATGAGGAGACATACGAGGTCTTCAAGGAGCTGCTGGATCCCATCATTGAGGACAGACATGGGGGATACAAGCCTACAGACAAGCACAagactgacctcaacccagacaACCTGAAG gGTGGAGATGACCTGGACCCCAACTATGTCATTAGCTCCCGTGTCCGAACAGGCAGGAGCATCCGTGGGTTCTGCCTGCCCCCACACTGCAGCCGTGGAGAGCGAAGGGGTGTTGAGAAAATGTCAGTCGAAG CTCTGGACTCCCTGTCCGGTGACCTGAAGGGGAAGTACTATGCCCTGAAGAACATGTCAGATgctgagcagcagcagctaattGATGACCACTTCCTGTTTGACAAGCCTGTGTCTCCTCTGCTGCTGGCCTCTGGCATGGCCCGGGACTGGCCTGATGGCAGGGGTATCTG GCACAATGATACCAAGACCTTTCTGGTCTGGGTCAATGAGGAGGACCACCTGCGTGTCATCTCTATGCAAAAGGGTGGCAACATGAAGGAGGTGTTCAACCGTTTCTGCACTGGCCTCACAAAG ATTGAAACCCTGTTCAAAGATAAGGGCACTTCATTCATGTGGAATGAGCACTTGGGCTACGTTCTTACCTGCCCATCCAACCTGGGCACAGGGCTACGTGCTGGAGTCCACGTCAAGATCCCCAACATGAGCAAGCATGCCAAATTTGAGGAAGTGCTCAAGAGGCTAAGGCTCCAGAAACGTGGAACCG GTGGGGTGGACACCGCAGCTGTGGGTGGCACCTTCGACATCTCCAACGCAGACCGCCTGGGCTTCTCTGAGGTGGAGCTTGTGCAAATGGTTGTGGATGGTGTTAAGCTGCTGGTTGAGATGGAGAAGAAGCTGGAGAAGGGCCAGTCTATTGATGACCTCATGCCTGCCCAGAAGTGA